The genomic region TTCCACAGTAGCAGTAAATTTAAACATACTTTCCCTGAGCTGCTTCTCTCTTACTCCATATAGGCCCCCTTTGGTGATTCAGCAGGCTGCAAGCCAAGGGGTTTAAAACTTTGCTGGCTTGACAAAACTCATTTCTATCTGAAAAAGGGAGTAAAGACATGTGAGGAATGCAAAGCACTAAAAACATGCATTAGGTGTCGCAACCAGTCTGTGAGGAAGTGGTAGGCCTGTTCTAAAGCTAGCATGGCAGCAGGAGCAGGGCACTGGAGGAGACGTGTCTGTTTATGTGGCTGGCCGGCTGGAAGAGGCCATCTGTGGCTGTGTGGGATCTGTGCCAGCAAAAAGTCATAATAAAGTTATTAGCTTTGTTAAtagcgctctctctctctctctctctctctctctctctctctctctctccacaggtCAATACACAGAGGAAGGCCATTGTTCAGCTCATTCtggagaagagagagctgctggtggGGCAGAGAGTCAAGAGAGATGGTACTGCAAGTTAAAAGTTTTCCGAAGCTGCATTTTCTTTACTTCAACACCACCAATACATAGTGcattgtgtttttcagctgtcCAAATCACCACAGAGACAATATCCTTACCGACTTGCACTTGTTTTTTTGGGAAGAACATTTAACACAAACGTTGGCCACTCTTGGCCTCCATGCCACTTTGGTCAGGTCTAGTGGGCCACAGGCACTACCCGCTGCTAAAAGTTGACACAGGAAGAAGTAGGCAGCTGGATGACTGCTCCAGAAATTACAGGTCTGACCAGAGCGGCTTCGAAGCCCAGAAAACCAGCTGGCGCGGGAGGGAGATTTTGTCGCACGCTTTTGGGGCAATTAAATTGGTGcccctgcccccccccccccctccctccctgagCTCATGACTGACACAGCTATGATTTGTTGTAAAAGCGGGGATATTTGATGACCTATCATTGCTCTATTTATAGCGTTCTGTTGCGTCACCACCGCAGGATCACTTGATTGTTCACATTTTGTCCGAGAGTGAACCCTCAGCTGCTTTTGTCCTGGAATTCACTCAGAGAAATCCATATCCAAATTTCACAAAAGGATTCTTTTAGAGAACCGTTTGTCTCGCCAAACTATCCATATTGCCGTCCTGCAGGTATTGGCCTTCCTCTGTAGTAACTGATATCggattttattttccaaaaatgaatgaagcagTGTTAAGAAATTCATGGCTATCAACGagaaaaaaacgaaacaaaaaaaGCCCAAACAGCCTTTTCCAGTTTGTGGAAAGTTGACCAGCACTGTGCAGCATTTCAGCACGACACTGTAGTTATGTTCTCTGCTGGTGACTGACAGCTTAAGTCAGGAAAATCTGTCCAGCCTGAGGGCTTCATGCTCACCCATAGCAAATCCTAAATCTACAGGGTTTTAACCGAGACTTAATATTACTGAATAACGACGGGGGCCCGCTGTTTGGCTGCTTCGTCTAAAAACATCAAGTATGTATTTCACAGTTCATACACGCAGTATTCGAGTTGTGTATATACTTGAAATCGCTCCCAATAGGCCAGACTGCAAAGCTAAAATAAACCTTTAGTGAGTAACAAGAGCAGGCGTTCTTCAACTCTGGCCTtttagtgttgtgttttatttattatatttatcagAGCAGGGGCCATTGCTGTTGCTTCACTCTGCTCTTAATCGAATCTTTTGGGTCACAGAGCAGCCAAAGACCTTTCTGACTCTCCTTCTCCGACACTTCATTTCTCTTGTTTAGAGTTCTTAGCTTTGTCTCTCAGGCTGTATGTACTGCTTTATCAGCCACTCTACCACTGTCCATCCCCTTCACACATCACTTTATCCTCACtgtctttttttcattttttaaatgactgcaaCCAGCTGGCATTAAGATTAGCCCCCaaaagctgaaaataataaaataaaaagcgGCACACACTTCTGACTGAAAAGAGCAGACTGAGGAAATATATTAAAGCACGTGAAAGGAAATCCTTTGCCCATCTGCTAACTGCGTTAAAACGAGCCAGGTTGAGGCTAAACGGTGCAAATTAACACACCATGTTGTTAGACAGATACAGAAGGGAATGATtgttttatcaaaaaaaaaaaaaaaaaccacagaCGGTATTTTCTTTGCCATTCAAACTCATATTCTGGTTTTCTGTGACTTCCGAAGGGGCCGCGTTACGAGGGAggaatggaaatggaaatggaaagaaagcGGCGTCTCATTTTGAGAGTAAGTGGCTTGGCAGATCCCTCATAGCCGTCTTGAGTAGCATCTGCTTAAGTGGTTTCAATCTTATACCCTTATAAGATTGCACCCATAAAATCTTAATTgactttttccccttttctttctcttttaatgtCTCTTTTACTTTCCACCAGTAACCAAAGTCTCCTCTCAGCAAGGTAAGAGCCATATAAATGAAGAATAATCCGTGAATGTTTGGTGTATTAGATTAATAAGTttgcatttactgtgtgtgtgtgtgtgtgtgtgtgtcagtgggagATGGCGGTGTGATAAAGGGCTGGGAAGAGAGGACGCTGAATATGAGTAAAGCGGTGACGTATAACAAGGAGCAGGGCACCTTTACTGTGGAGAAAGCAGGCGTCTACTTCCTGTTCTGCCAGGTGAGCTCATGCTGGGAGGTGTAGTTTACTAACAGATGACTGGCTCCGGCTTTCTGGGACGAAAGTGGGAGCATTGAAGCATCTTTCAGctatttgttttggttttcaggCCTGTACCTTTATTAGTTGGTTAGATGACTAAAAGAGAAGATTAGCAGCTAGCAAATAGCATCTAAATACACAAACACGACTAcatcaaactctaaataaaggttttcttgtGTGTGCTCATAGTTTACTATATCAGCTGTAGTTGTAAGGTAATAATGTCAATCTTCTTTAATTGTGGCCAAAATCTCCTATCTGTACAATTTAGCTGATGGATTGTGTGCAATACTTCTGTTTTGGCAGCTGAAGGTCACAGTAGCTCAGTTTGTTAATGTTTCCACTGGGTTTCAACTAACATTTGTCATACACTGTGcattaaaatcatcattttGCAGTTGTACATGCATGGATTTTGACAAATGTGGCTTATTTTCTTAAAGCAGAAAGTGTTtagtagaaaaacatttttataatccTTAAGTTGAGTTTCAGACAGTGTAAGTGAAACTCTtgtatcattatttattattttcttaaaccATACCCAGGTCCAGAATAAGCCTTgtacaaatgtaattaaaagatgtttctttaaaaaatcatCCTTAATATTTGCAACCAGAGTGAATCAGCTAGAGTATGTGTAATGTTATCAGGTTTTTATAATCTCAAACCTTCAACCTGTCAGGTGTGGAGAGGATGTAgctaaaaggaaaaagtaaaagagtCGTGACTACTCTTTTTAGTTATAGTATAACTGAAATCTATAAATTGAATCTCATGGTAAGACGGAGAACAGGTTTTCATGCTCCGCGTCTCCTCAGGTGCTGTTCAACGAGCAGCAGACTCCATATGTGAAGCTGGACGTGGAGACCCGTGGCCAGAGGCCTCAGAAGCTGCAGTGCATAGAGGGCTACGCAACGACCCCCTCTGCCGGGCCGCATGCCTTCCACTTTGTGAAGTCCTGCCAGGTGTCTGGCCTGCTGCGACTGGACAGAGGCACAGAGCTGCAGGCCATCACAGGCCCGTCCTTCAGACTCCACACTGTGGGCACTCCCTCCGCGTCGCCTCACGTCTTCAGCATCTTTAAAGTCAACTGAATTTGGGAGCTCATGCGATCTGCATTGGAAACTTTGTAAGCGTGCACAAACTCCTTTGAGTACAacagagtgtgttttttttatggacaagatttattttttctacatgGTAACAGTCTTAAGCAGTTGAGGGCATCGTATCGTGCTACAGCCTCTTTCCAAAGACAAACCTGACATTTGTGGAAGTTGTTGTGGAATTTTTTCCTGGACAGTGTTGCTGCTTTGGACCCAAAACACAAGCTTTGGATTAAAACCAAGACTCAATGGGGACGAAAGGCCTCAACGAATGTCTGCCGGGAGAACAGATGTGATGGAAGCTGTTCTGTAGATAAAGGGCttcatattaaaagaaaaatacttgGATGTTCATCCTAGCCTATAATtgtataatgtaataaattgtGCTTACACTCTCTTTGTCTGACTGACAGTAAAGCTGTGCATGCACCTTTCACTTTTATATCACCGGGTGCCTCAAGAAGCTGAGAGCACATCTGCCAGTGTCAGATCACGACACTATAAAAGCCTACGTGAGTtgtcattaatattttaaacaatatagcatctgtgtgtgaaatgtattgaatcaaatgatttgtttttatactgatttcatgctttttttcaATGCAACATGCTGAGTGAGTGTGAAATAGATGTCAGCTTTTTTTGGATACTTTGTATATACTTCATTTCACACGTGTGAATATATCAAGTCACGAGCTGGCAACGAAAGAgggacattttaaataacatggATGTGAATTTGtgccatttgttttttttgtttgtttttttttttaaggttgaATGTGATTGTAGGTTCTTTTTTATGTATAGTATACTTGGCTTTACTTTTGAAAAGTATGTGCAAGTTATAGATGCATACAGCTCCAAATATAGCTGTGTTTTCTGCCTCCATTATCCGTTTGATGACATAGTTACCGTCACTTTTGTGCCTATATGTAAATCATCTGACTATTAATTATCATAAGTACTAGAATTAGTCTGTCATGAAATAGTATTGGCGAGGGCCTGATACATTAAAGGCTATAGCGTGGTTAAATGTTCACATTGACGTTGAAGAGTAATGTCGGgggttttatgttttattttatcaaagtacagcaaaaaaaaaaaaaaaaagaaatatttgtatttatgcaaaTCTACGCAAATAATTTACTCACCAATTACAAGTAAAGTGAAATAGCTCCACAACTATCAGGTAGTCTGAACCACATATTCATGGTCCATGTTGGTTTCTTCCATCATCAGGGCAAAACTTTAATTCACCCATTACTGACCAAGGTATTTGCTGAAGGACTGAGAGGCACCTCGCTCGATGATCGACTTTAAAGGGACACTACACTGTAGCATTTCATCTTATTTCCAAAGTATTTAAATAACCAAAATCTGATCTCTTACAACACTTACAAaacttttaaacacaaacagacaagaACAACAAATCCTGACTTTATCACCTAGCTTTTATCACTTTTGGCTTGAGGCCCATCTTCTGCCAAGATCGACGTCAAGTTAATAACTACTTCCTGTTAAAGGTGTTAGTCTGCAACCAGATTCTTGGGTTACTgcaaatacctgcaaaactaaAGACGTCCAACAccagctgtactttgtgtttagtgctaattagcaaatgttagcatgcacACTCTTTCAGATGGTGAACGTCCGGTGCCTAACACCAGCACGCTAATATTAGCATGTAACACCAGTGTGCCAAGGTGAGGCCTCATAGATCCACTTGCCTTGGTGTAGATGTAAAGTCTTGTTCACCCATTGAATGTTGCACAGTAAGCAGATTGTTTTAGTAAAACATTACTTCAAGTTGAATCACCGTAGCCGCAGATGACAAGCGAACGTTAACATGCTTTTTTTGTAAAGTAAGACGGTAAGCATTGTTGACATTGTCATGGTGAGAGTATCCAGTAAAAGCCCAGAAATAAAGTGTGTCCTAGCTCCAGATGAGCTGTATAACACCGAATCACAACTGTGCAGAACAAGCATGGAGCAGGGCCAACGTGTACAAAAGGGCCTGATTCATTTTCCGTGGATCTGCTCCAGATTATATATAAACATCCTGATAACCTCAGAAAATACCTAGAAAgttctggtttctggtttctgaCTAGTACGAAAGCCTGGGAAATGGTGTGACATGGAAACTTAACTTTAACACATATGTCCGAAGCCAAACAGCAACTTCAGATCATTCCTTTTTTGGCTGCTTGCATTGTGCCAAGCTTGCGTTTCTGTTCACGTTGTTTCTCAGTCACATTATTATACCATTGATTTCTTTAATTTCATCTGTTGGAAAACGTGTCTCCATTGTTTCATATGCttctgctgctctctttctTAATATTCCCTTCTGCAATACAAACAGTGAGTATTTCTAGCAGTGGCTTTCAGCACTCCCACTCTTGTTTATAAGTAGTTTTTGTGGATGGACCACATTGGTTTCTCTTCAGCACTTTACTGCAGCGAACATAGAGTTTTTAAATTGCAGccaaat from Anabas testudineus chromosome 18, fAnaTes1.2, whole genome shotgun sequence harbors:
- the tnfsf12 gene encoding tumor necrosis factor ligand superfamily member 12, which produces MHRILQRRRVRKLRVVWASLALVALSLAACSALFTAWTWRETRDLSQSFKILQDRLDQVNTQRKAIVQLILEKRELLVGQRVKRDGAALRGRNGNGNGKKAASHFEITKVSSQQVGDGGVIKGWEERTLNMSKAVTYNKEQGTFTVEKAGVYFLFCQVLFNEQQTPYVKLDVETRGQRPQKLQCIEGYATTPSAGPHAFHFVKSCQVSGLLRLDRGTELQAITGPSFRLHTVGTPSASPHVFSIFKVN